The Vicia villosa cultivar HV-30 ecotype Madison, WI linkage group LG1, Vvil1.0, whole genome shotgun sequence genome includes a region encoding these proteins:
- the LOC131643675 gene encoding somatic embryogenesis receptor kinase 2 gives METKLCAFAFISEVLFLLLLNPLCLISANMEGDALHNLRTNLQDPNNVLQSWDPTLVNPCTWFHVTCNNDNSVIRVDLGNAALSGTLVPQLGQLKNLQYLELYSNNITGPIPSDLGNLTNLVSLDLYLNQFTGPIPDSLGKLSKLRFLRLNNNSLMGPIPMSLTNISALQVLDLSNNQLSGVVPDNGSFSLFTPISFANNLNLCGPVTGHPCPGSPPFSPPPPFVPPPPISAPGSGGATGAIAGGVAAGAALLFAAPAIAFAWWRRRKPQEFFFDVPAEEDPEVHLGQLKRFSLRELQVATDTFSNKNILGRGGFGKVYKGRLADGSLVAVKRLKEERTPGGELQFQTEVEMISMAVHRNLLRLRGFCMTPTERLLVYPYMANGSVASCLRERPPHQEPLDWPTRKRIALGSARGLSYLHDHCDPKIIHRDVKAANILLDEEFEAVVGDFGLAKLMDYKDTHVTTAVRGTIGHIAPEYLSTGKSSEKTDVFGYGIMLLELITGQRAFDLARLANDDDVMLLDWVKGLLKEKKLEMLVDPDLQTNYIEAEVEQLIQVALLCTQGSPMDRPKMSEVVRMLEGDGLAERWDEWQKGEVLRQEVELAPHPNSDWIVDSTENLHAVELSGPR, from the exons GTTGGGATCCTACACTTGTTAATCCTTGCACATGGTTTCATGTAACCTGCAACAATGATAATAGTGTCATTAGAGT TGATCTGGGAAATGCTGCTTTATCTGGCACACTTGTTCCACAGCTTGGTCAACTCAAGAATTTGCAGTATCT GGAGCTTTACAGTAATAACATTACCGGTCCTATTCCTAGTGACCTGGGGAATCTTACTAACTTGGTGAGCTTGGATCTGTACCTGAATCAGTTCACTGGCCCTATCCCAGATTCATTGGGCAAGTTGTCAAAATTGCGTTTTCT CCGGCTTAATAACAACAGCTTGATGGGTCCTATTCCCATGTCACTGACTAATATTTCAGCTCTCCAAGTTCT GGATTTGTCTAATAACCAACTCTCTGGCGTGGTTCCCGATAATGGCTCATTCTCATTATTCACTCCGATCAG TTTTGCAAACAACTTGAATCTATGCGGACCAGTCACTGGGCACCCTTGTCCAGGCTCTCCACCGTTTTCTCCGCCTCCCCCTTTTGTCCCTCCACCCCCAATTTCTGCCCCAG GAAGTGGAGGTGCAACTGGAGCGATAGCTGGAGGAGTCGCTGCTGGTGCTGCTCTATTGTTTGCCGCGCCTGCAATTGCATTTGCATGGTGGCGTCGAAGGAAACCACAAGAATTTTTCTTTGATGTTCCTG CTGAAGAGGATCCTGAAGTTCATCTTGGGCAGCTCAAGAGGTTCTCACTTCGAGAGTTGCAAGTTGCAACCGATACTTTCAGCAATAAAAACATTCTTGGAAGAGGAGGGTTTGGTAAGGTGTACAAAGGACGTTTGGCAGACGGCTCACTGGTTGCTGTCAAAAGATTGAAAGAGGAGCGGACACCTGGCGGGGAGCTTCAGTTTCAGACTGAAGTAGAGATGATTAGCATGGCTGTGCATAGAAATCTCCTCCGCTTACGTGGGTTTTGTATGACACCAACCGAAAGGTTGCTTGTTTATCCCTACATGGCTAATGGAAGTGTCGCCTCCTGTTTAAGAG AGCGTCCTCCACATCAAGAACCACTAGATTGGCCAACAAGGAAAAGAATAGCTTTGGGATCAGCAAGAGGTCTTTCATATTTACATGATCATTGCGACCCAAAGATCATTCATCGTGATGTGAAAGCTGCAAACATATTGTTGGATGAGGAGTTTGAGGCTGTTGTCGGGGATTTCGGATTGGCAAAACTTATGGATTATAAGGACACCCATGTGACAACTGCTGTACGTGGTACAATTGGGCATATAGCTCCCGAGTACCTATCTACTGGCAAATCATCAGAGAAAACTGATGTTTTTGGTTATGGTATCATGCTTCTTGAGCTTATCACTGGACAAAGAGCTTTTGACCTTGCCCGGCTtgcaaatgatgatgatgttatgcTGCTTGATTGG GTTAAAGGActtttgaaagagaagaagcttgaaATGTTGGTTGATCCCGATCTTCAAACCAACTACATAGAAGCGGAGGTAGAACAGTTAATCCAGGTTGCGTTGCTCTGCACGCAAGGTTCACCCATGGACCGGCCCAAGATGTCAGAAGTGGTGAGAATGCTTGAAGGTGACGGGTTGGCAGAAAGATGGGATGAGTGGCAAAAAGGGGAAGTTCTACGGCAAGAAGTGGAACTGGCACCTCATCCCAATTCTGATTGGATTGTTGACTCTACTGAAAATCTACATGCAGTTGAATTATCTGGTCCAAGGTGA